The Nostoc sp. NIES-3756 DNA window AATTGTACGCCTAAATCATTGGCTTCTTGTGTTGTAAATCGTCCTGTAATCACAGCCGAACCACCAGTAATGCCTGTAGCGGCAAATTCTATCCCAACAACCGGAGAACTGATGAGTTCATTATCTAAAAAGATCCCGATGCTACGCCCTGTACCTGCCAAATTTTTTGTTAATTGAGCGAACAGTTCACCACCCTTTTGGTCGAAACGAATCTCTACGTTCCAGTTATTACCCTGAGTGGGTTGCCCAGAAGCATCTTTGAGGTATTTCCCATCTAGGGGTGGGTTGGTGCTTTCAAATAACTCGGCGATCGCTTGATTATTTTTTTGTAAATCTTCTAAATTTTTATTAATTGCGGCTTTATCGTTACTTTTTCTTAATTCTTCTTGTTTGGCTTTGAGTTCAAATCGTGATGACTGAAAAGCTAAAAGTTGGGTTTCTGTCCCAGGTTTTTGTGTACGAAATTCTAGCTGTGCTGTTCCACCTAGCACCTGTTCTGCCTGTTCTGGGTCGTTTACACCCGGTAACTGTACTAGGATTTTATCCGTTCCTACAGTTTGGATGATCGGTTCCGAAACGCCGAGTCCGTTAATTCGTCCTTCAACAACTCTTTTGACTCCATCTAACTCGCGTTCGGTAATTTGCTTAATTTCCGCCGATGGTTTCACCTGAATTGTCAGCTGAGAACCTCCGCGTAAGTCCAATCCCAAAGGTATGGGAATTGTGAAAATCACCGTAATGGCGGCGATTAATAAAACTATAATCAACGCTAAAAGCGATCGCTGTCTCTGCATATCATAACTCGCAACTGACAAACGCTATAATAACGCTCTTTGTAAGAGTTATGAGCTATTCGTTAATGTTTTGAGTTCCAAAGGCGATGGTCTTCATGAGTGGAATAGGACTTTAGCTCTCATCCTGCCAATACAACACCTTCATACAGCAATTCGATAGGAAACTCAAGCCCAATACTGGATAAAGTGATAATATCCCCCGCAATATAGGGATAGTAAAGCCACATTCTGCCTTCGCCACGAGAGTAACGCTCAACAGAAATTGTTTCTGAATCAATTAAGATATACTCTTGCAAGCTAGGAATTTTCAGATAGTAATTAAACTTCTCTCCCCTATCCTTACCACTTGTTCCAGGAGAAAGAACTTCCGCAATTAATTTAGGTTTTTCAATAAATTGACGCGCGTTCAGGTCTTGGGGGTCACAACTGACTATGACATCGGGATAATAGTAGGGACTTTGAGGTGTGACTTGCACTTTCACATCTGACACATTTACCCGAAAGCCTCTAGAACGCAAATGAGGGTATAAGCTTCTGTAAAGATTAAGAGCAATATCATTATGGGGAATTGTACCACCAGTCATAGCAAAAACTTCGCCGTTGACATATTCGTAACGGCAGTCTTGCTTGGCTTCCCATTCAAGATATTCCTCGACGGTCATTTTTGGATGTTCTTGAGGAGTGGCTATCATAACGCCAATAATATCGGTGATGGGTATATGTGGGTAAGGATGTAGAGCCACACCCTTACACCTCCATACCCCTACATCCTAAACTCGCAACGCGATCATTTTCTGCACAGCTTCCACGATTTGTTCTGGCTGCACAATTGTTAATCTTTCCAAAGTACCGTTGTAAGGCGTAGGAATATCTTGAGATGATAGCCGCAATACAGGAGCATCTAATTCATCAAAGAAGCGATCGTTGATTGAAGCGATTAATTCAGCAGCAATACCCCCAGTCCGCATAGCTTCTTCCACAATGATCACTTTGTGGGTTTTGCGGATAGATGCACCAATTGTTTCTAAATCTAATGGCTTGAGGGATATTAAATCAATTACTTCTGGGTCGTATCCTTGTTTTTCTAAAGCTTTTACGGCTTGGACTACGTGATGACGCATCCGTGAATAAGTCAAAATGGTTACATCTTTACCACGTCGAACAATTTCTGCCTTGTCTAAAGGCACGAGATATTCTTCATCAGGTAAGTTTTCTTTGAGGTTGTAAAGCAGGACGTGTTCAAAGAATAGAACTGGGTTGTCGTCGCGGATAGCTGACTTGAGGAGTCCTTTAGCGTTGTAAGGTGTAGAGCAGGCAACAATCTTTAACCCTGGAACTGCTTGGAAGTAGGTTTCTAGACGTTGGGAGTGTTCTGCACCCAGCTGTTTACCCACACCACCAGGGCCACGAATGACTAAGGGAATCTTAAAGTTACCACCGGAAGTATAGCGCAGCATCCCCGCGTTGTTGGAGATTTGGTTAAAGGCTAACAGTAGAAAGCCCATGTTCATGCCTTCAATAATGGGGCGCAAACCAGTCATGGCTGCGCCTACTGCCATACCTGTAAAGCTGTTTTCGGCAATGGGAGTATCTAAAACTCTTAAATCACCATACTTTTTATATAAATCTTTGGTAACTTTGTAGGAACCACCATAGTGACCTACGTCTTCACCTAGAACGAAGACACTGGAATCACGCGCCATTTCTTCATCAATGGCTTCCCGCAGAGCGTTAAAGAATAGTGTTTCTGCCATTTAGACCTGTTATTACGACTATTATTTTAAAATCTTATCGTGCCATCGTAGCTAATATAGTTAGCGATCGCACTAGCTGAGAAAGTTGTTGTTTGTTGATTATGTTAAATCTGGTGATATGGCCGTCTAATTATATCTTTGTCTGTAACCATCAACTATAGGGGGTTACAGGTGAGAGGTAGTTAGGCTGGAAAACCTTTTATTGAAACACTTTATATCAGGCAACCGCTATACATGATCAGTTTTAATTACCAGCTTGAAAAATTTGTTCAGCTGTTAAATTCAACTCTGGAAATACTAAAGACTGGATACTGTCACAACCCCGGAATTTATGAATTTGATACTCCCCTTCATCCAAACAGCAAACTAAGATAGTAGGTTGTTTAGGCTTACCGATGAACTCCCTTCCACCTAACGCCGCATAATCTACAATCCAATATTCTGGGATTCCCATCTGTACCCTGCGGGAAGGGCTTCGCCCAACATTGAGTCATGGTTTTAGAGGTTAGGAATTAACTGCTATAGCCATCCTAAATCATTATTTCGCTTAGAAAATTTAAGTTATTTTTGGATCTGGTTGAGTACATAAATCTTCTAGTAGTTGTTAAAAAATAGAAAGCTACTAACCACTGACCACTGACCACTGACAATTGACTCTAACTACAAACTGGAGTATCAGTTACCTGAACTACCTGATTTTCAGGAAAACGTCTAGGTCTTCCTGGCTTACGTTTATGACGCTGATTAATAGATTTTTCGCTGGCGGCTGCTAGTTCTTCTGGTGTACATTTGAACAAGCGTATTGCGTCTAAATATTTTTTTGGTGTCATTGTCGGCTCAGTGCGTCCAGCTTCCCAATTGCGGACGCTAGTTTCACTTATGGCAAGCCTGAAGGCAACTTCTGCACGGCTGAGACCCGCACGCTCTCTCAGGACTTGCATATCCATATCTCATGCTCCCCTTGCAAACGTTAACTCTTTTACTAAACTGATTGACATTAAATATCAATCATTAAAATCAAAAATTTATTAACTATTTTCTTTATAATTCATAAGCGATCGCTTGACACTCTAGCAAACGAGGTAATTTATCGTGATTAACGTATCCAAACTATAAGCCTTGTTAGGTAGGGGGAGGAAATTTTACTATGCAAAAAAGGGTAAAGTATTTTACCTCACCCTTTAATCAGATATCACTATTAATAATTGGTATAAATTTCTGTCAAACTTATCTAAATGGAGTAGTACAGAGGAAAGGACTTGGCATCCTTGGGTTTGACATATACCTTTTGTTTTGGTTCTAACTGTAGCTCATCGTAGCGATCGCGTGTTAAATGAGCATTGACGACTTGTCCATCGTCTAGAGTTAATTCAACTTTGATTTCCCAGCCCAAATGTATCAGTCTGCTAACTGTAGCAGGTGTAGTTGTACCGTTAGCAAATTTCTCAATCAGCACATCTTGGGGGCGTAAAAATACATTTGGATGTTCTATTTCTAACTCGCTACTTTGGAATATCCGAGAACTGCTGGGTAGAACATTTACTGGGCCGATAAAACTCATGACAAAGGATGTGGCGGGGTTGTCATAAATTTGAGCGGGTGTACCTACCTGTTCTACACGCCCTTGATTCATGACCACGACTTCATCGGATACTTCCATTGCTTCTTCTTGGTCGTGAGTTACGAATACTGTGGTAACATGAACTTCATCATGGAGGCGGCGTAACCATGCCCGTAGGTCTTTACGGACTTTAGCATCCAACGCACCAAAAGGTTCATCCAGAAGCAATACACTTGGTTCTACTGCTAGCGCCCTTGCTAATGCTACCCTCTGTCTTTGACCACCAGAAAGCTGTGAAGGATAGCGATCGCCCAAACCACTCAATTGCACTAATTCTAATAACTGCTCAACTCGCCCTTTAATTTTATTAGCCGGAGCCTTGCGAATCTCTAACCCAAAGCCTATGTTTTGCCGCACAGTTAAATGCTTGAATAGAGCATAGTGCTGAAACACAAACCCAATATTGCGCTCTTGAACACTTTGGTTTGTGGCATCTTTACCTGTAAGAATGATTCTGCCACTATCTGGTGTTTCCAAACCAGCTATTAACCGTAGTAAGGTAGATTTTCCAGAACCAGACGGCCCCAACAGGGCTACTAACTTACCACTCTGGATTTCTAGATTTACCTCATCAACAGCTTGAAAGCTCCCGAATTGCTTGGATACGTTTTCAACTACTATGCCCACTGCCGTTATACCTCTGCAAATCTATCTACGGCGTACTGCTAGGATTACCGTGTTTTATTTATATCATACCTAAACGTAGTTCGACGTATGACTTTAAAAAAGATTTAATTGCCGCAACCACCACAATCAAGGGAACCACAATCAGCACCGCTACAATCAAAGGAACCACAATCAGCACCGCTACAATCGGGTAAACTACAGTCAGCACCGCTACAATCAGGAATATCAGAACAATCTGGACAATCAGAACAACTATCACTGCTGGAAGAGCCAGAACTGTAAGAATTTGATGACTTTTGCCTAGAGTATTTTGATTGTTCATCCCCTTCAGTTTCCGCGTCTGCTTGCTCTGTAGGCTCTGAATTTTCCATGTGTGACACTCTGCGCTTCATCTTATGCGCTTGTAAAGTTAGATTGGCTTGCTTACAAGCTTGAAACCGAGTGTGAGATTTCCCCCAAGCTGCGCTCAACCCTTCCTCCGCAATTACCCGTTTAATGTAGGCAGAGCAAGACTCACCTCCATACAATATCCGATGAGCGCAAACAAAGCCCTTGTGAGGAGAAATATGTTTTTGATATCCGGCGATCGCAACAATACCGATTTTCCTGGTAAAAGAGTCAAGTGAAGAAATTTGCATAGTAAGGGAGTGGGGGAGCAGAGGAGCAGGGAGCAAAGGGAAAAACTATGGACTATGGACTATGGACTTTTGACTAATGACTAATGACAGATGACCAATGACAAACAATATGTTAATCATTGGCTCTGCCCTATATTTCCCAAAAAGTTTGTATCGGAATATTAAGGAATATTGCATTTCTGACAAAACCGAGAGGTGGAGCGCGAAATCAGCCAAAAGACCGTGGTAGGATGCTTTCGGTAAATGTGAAGATTGGGAGACGACCTTTGACACTACGGGTTGCTGTTGTTGGGTCAGGCCCAGCTGGTTCCTCTGCTGCTGAAACACTAGCCAAAGCTGGGATTGAGACCTATCTGTTTGAGCGCAAATTAGATAATGCCAAACCCTGTGGGGGGGCAATTCCCCTATGTATGGTGGCTGAGTTTGACTTACCACCAGAGATTATTGATCGCCAAGTGCGGAAGATGAAAATGATTTCACCTTCCAACCGCGAAGTTGATATCAATCTAATAAAAGAAGACGAATATATAGGAATGTGCCGCCGTGAAGTCTTAGATGGCTTCTTGCGGGATCGAGCGGCAAAATTAGGGGCAAATTTAATTAATGCCACCGTTCATAAAGTTGATATACCAGGAAACAACACTGACCCGTACACCATTCACTATGTAGACCATAGTGAAGGCGGCGCACAAGGTGTTACCAAAACTTTAAAAGTAGATTTGATTATTGGGGCGGATGGGGCTAATTCCCGCATTGCCAAAGAAATGGATGCTGGGGATTATAATTATGCGATCGCCTTCCAAGAGCGCATCCGCTTACCCGAAGATAAAATGGCATATTACAACGAACTTGCCGAAATGTACGTTGGCAATGACGTTTCTACAGACTTTTATGCCTGGGTATTCCCCAAATACGACCACGTAGCTGTCGGTACTGGCACAATGCACGTTAACAAGGCCAGCATCAAACAGCTACAAGCTGGTATCCGCGCTCGTGCCAGCGAAAAGCTAGCAGGCGGTAAAATCATCAAAGTAGAAGCACACCCCATTCCAGAACATCCCCGTCCTCGCCGTGTTGTTGGTCGTATTGCCCTAGTTGGTGATGCAGCCGGCTACGTTACCAAATCTTCCGGCGAAGGGATTTACTTTGCTGCTAAATCTGGGCGGATGTGTGCAGAAACCATTGTTGAAGTTTCACAAAACGGTAGCCGCATTCCCACAGAAAACGAACTCAAGCTTTATCTCAAACGTTGGGATAAGAAATACGGACTCACCTACAAAGTCCTAGACATCCTGCAAACAGTCTTCTACCGTTCCGATGCTACCCGCGAAGCATTTGTAGAAATGTGCGCTGACTTGGATGTACAAAAGCTTACCTTCGACAGCTATTTGTATAAGACAGTTGTTCCTGCTAATCCTATCACCCAGTTGAAAATTACCGCTAAGACCATCGGTAGTCTCATCCGTGGTAATGCGTTAGCGCCTTAGAAAAACATAATTACTAATTCGTAATTCGTAATTCGTAATTAAACAGAGGGTGAGAGAAAGCGACCTCTATAGGTTGTGCTGTTATGGCTAGCTTCTAAATTCCCATACATAATGTAATTACGAATTAGCAATTACGAACTACGAATTGTTAATGGCACTCCCCAATTCCAAAAGGGAGTGCCATTTTATTGGCTAGTAGTTGAGTACATAAATTGTGAGGGGAAATTTGTTTGTAGTAAGGACTAAAGTCGTAAAAATCACAGCACTAAAGTGTTTACTACAAACTATCAAAACTTTTGCCCTCAACTACTAATTAATTTTGGTGTTGATTCGTAGCGATGTAAGTGTCATTCTGTAGGCTAAGTAGCTTAGGGGACTGTAGACGCATAGCAAGCGGCTGATCGAAGAGCATATCTCCCCAGATACTACACTACCTTGCAAACTGCATTTCCCTTAGTTTGACACATGATCTTACAAATTAATGAAATCAAGAATCTAGAGAAAATACTTTAGCCACTAAGATTTCATTCAACAACTGATGTAGTAGCCCCCTCGCTTGATTGTGGAACACTAGGTAATTCCAAGCAATATCCTGCGCCGTATACTGTTTTGATATAGCGTGGGTGGCGGGGGTCTGGTTCTAGCTTCGTCCTTAAGTGACGGATATGCACTCGAATGGTCTCAATGTCATCATCTGGGTCGTAACCCCAAACTTCCCGCAGAATTTCACTTGGGGAAACTGTCTGTCCGTGACGTTGTAGCAAACAGTGCAGCAATTCAAACTCCAAGTGAGTTAGTTTCACAGTTTGACCGAACCATATAGCCTCAAACCTTTCAGGAACTAAGGTGAGAGGGCCGTAGTTCAAAATTTCGCTGTGTTTGGCTGCTTGGGGAATGCGGTCAGTGCGTCGCAATAAAGCACGCACTCGCGCCAGCATCTCTTCCACCTCAAATGGTTTGGTAAGATAATCGTCAGCTCCGGCGTTGAAACCTTCTACCTTATCTTGAGTTTGGCTGAGAGCAGTCAACATCAGTACGGGGATTTCAGCTGTGCGTTCATCCCGACGCAGGCGTTGGCAAACGGTAAATCCATCTACTCTGGGAAGCATCAGATCAAGCATGATCAAGTCTGGTTGTAGCTGGAGAGCTAGGGCTTGACCTTTGATGCCGTCTTCAGCTTGACTGACATCGTAGCCAGCCATCTCTAGGTTGACAGCAACGAGTTCTGAAATCGCTGGGTCATCGTCTATTACAAGAATCCTTGGCATTCTTAAAAAAATATTACTACTTATTAAGGATAAATAAGAACCTTTGGTAGATACAAAGATTTCTGTCTTGATTATAAGAAAGATTTTAAATCTTACATAAACCTTAAAACTACTAGGATTAAGAAAACAAAACTAAATTACATAAAATTCTCAGCATGATATGTTTCCCTCCCTACAATCCTCCTTTATTTCTGAGAAATTGTGTTGTTACAACTGTCTACACTACTTTATGGGGGAAACGTAATTGGCAAGATACAATTCTTCATCCAAAGCCCACATATCACAAAAAAGTATTAATGGGTGGGCAAGATGTACTAATTTTTTTGTTTAATTGCCATACCTAAAAATCCTCACAGTACGATTGTAGGGACTTATGGTATTACAGGCGATCTAGAAAATGAATGGTTTTTAAGATTGCTGGGACTTAAAGCCTACTCACAAGGATATGCGATAGTTTTATTTGATTAACGTGTCTACAGTGAAACTGCTGAATTATCCCCAACGCTGACTTTTGATGGTTTATTTGAAGGTGAAGATTTTGTCATAATTGCGGCTGGTGCAGGTGCGATGGGATGTATTAGCAAATTTTGGTTTACAGGGCTTTCCTTGGGAAGACAACTGGCATTGTGGGTACTGAAAGCTGCGGCAGATTTCACCAAATATCAGGACTACTTTGGTCTGAAATATAGTGATATTAGCGATAGTACAGTGATTGCCCCAATTTAGATGCAGCGCGATCGCCTACTTATTTAGTTCGTCACCCCATTGGTAAGCCTTGGTTTTCCGTCTGTAGAAGCTTATTATGCAGCAAGCAATCCTCTACAACTGTTACCGGAGATATCAAAACCTAGTCTAATTATTTACGCTGCGGATAACCCTCTATTTCATCCAGACCTTGTTAGCGATTTACAAAGCGCTTGTAGCCGTAATCCTAATATAGATTTGCTGGTAACTCCTTGTGGTGGTCACATAAGATATCTCAATAGTAAACATGGGCAGAGACAAGCTCAAGACCATGATGTTTGGTGGGCTGAGAATAGGGTTTTGCAGTGGTTGAACTATAAAAGAAACAATTAATACTCATATAAAAAAGCCTGCAAAAGCAGGCTTTAATACAGAATATTAAAGGCACACAAGAAGAAAATCTAGCAGCTAGCTGCACCTTGTTTATCTAGTGATTGAATTAATTAGGGCTAGAATAGTGGTCACTTAAAGTTCTAATCAGGCTAGCTTCGACTAGACAGTTTTACTGTCTAGATAGATGCTGGCTTTTTTTAAGGTATTTACCCAAGAAGCCAACCGCTAATAGCCCTAGAATTGTTCCAGGTTCAGGAATTAGAGTTGCAGTCAAGCTACCACCAAGATCCAATCGACAACTTGGATTTGTAGGTTCGCTTTGGCAAACATCTGGTGAGACTTCGAGTGAATTATCATCTTTTAAAAAGATATTACCTTCTGGTATTTCTCGGCTTGAATCACCAAAGGTATAGAAGAATAATCCTTCTACGTCTGTATTGAAATCACTGCCTAAATCAAAACCATTAGGTGTGTCAAAGTTACCTGTTTGCAGTACGGTTCTAGTAGCTCTATCAAAATTGAAATTGAAACTATTACTTGAATTGGGAAAGCTGTAATCAAACTCCCTCAATAAAACTCCTTGAGGATTAAAGAAGGAAATAGCAAAACTATTTAGCTGATCCTTGGTGACAATATTGCTGCTAGAAGTATCATCAAAGCTAAACTGACCTTTAGCTGAGTAACCTTGGTTGCCTGTCCAAGAAAGTTTGAAAGCGGCTGCATCAGCTTGAGGAAGATTGGTGAAAGTAGCTACTGAGGTTAGGGCAGCAATAGCTACTGTTGTTTGAATTTGGTTAAAAATGCTTTTCATGTTGTTGGTTACAGCAATGGGTTTAGTTTTTTATTACCAAAACGCTGACTATACCTGAATAAGGTAAACAATAACAAAACAGATTCATGTGATTAAGTAAACACATGAAAGTCAGGCATGGTCTGTATTAGAATGCTTAGTTGCGAATAGCTAGATTGACTAACTTATGAGAATTGAACGCAGCAGGAGTTTTGATATGTATTAATAATTCACACAACTGCTTAGGGTGATTCTACCATTAGATTTAATTTAATTCTTTATGTTACTACCTATTCTTTAAATGAGTATACATAAAAAATAGATTTATGAAAAAACTATTTTAGTTCTAATATTTAAACCTTTCTTAAACTCTTTTTAATTAATACTTGATTTCTGAATAATATTTTATTTCTTTTCAACTACATATAGGAATTAACTAAGTTGAAAGCAAAAACTCCCTAGCTTATGAAAAAATTAGGGAGTTTAAATATATGTTTGTGCTTAATATTGATCAAGCTAATACAAGTATTCACTTTTTTGAAAATACTATGTAAGCAATTAAATGGTTAAATGACAGTAATTTTAGTGTTAAGTAGAACAGGATAAATAATTAAAGGCTCGTAGTGTTCGCGGAGCGAACAAAAAAGGACTAAAGTCCTCACTACGAACTGAATCCTAGTCTTTTTACATCACTTAACATAGTTTGTTTTTTTCAAGTCGTTCTACTTATTTAATTTTCTAATACTTTCAATAAGATTACAATAACCTATTTTGTCACTAAGTATTTGCCCTTAAATTAAGCATTACCAATGCTTAACCTAGATAAATTAGTTTCTTCAGTAACAAAGCATTTTATGTAACCAAATACTCCCATGAGCTTATCCAGACGTAAATTTTTCACATTAGCAGGTGCAAGTGCTGCTGGTACTATGTTGGCATCACCCTTAGAAGGTCTTCTTGCAAGAAAGGCTAATGGTCAACCTATATTTGGTGGAGGCTATGGGTCGCTTGTACCAGATCCCAAGGGCTTGTTAGATTTACCTGCTGGATTTCAGTACGTAACTTTTTCCAGGACAGGCGAACTCATGAGTGATGGTACTTTAGTACCCGGCGCTCATGATGGTATGGCAGCTTTTCCTGGCCCTAGAAATACAGTAATTTTGGTGCGAAATCACGAACTTGGTACTGGTTTTGATGGTTCAAGGACACAAGGCCCAAAACCTTATGATCCCATTGCTAAAGGTGGGACTACAACTTTACTTGTTGGTGCTAATCGTCAACTTATCAAAGACTTTGTTTCGTTAAGTGGAACCATTCGCAACTGTGCAGGTGGACTGACTCCTTGGGGTTCATGGATTAGTTGTGAAGAAAATGTCAGTGTACCAGATGCAACTAATGGGTTGCTAAAGAGACATGGGTTTAACTTTGAAGTTCCAGCTAATGCTACGTCTCCTGTAGATCCCATACCTCTGGTTGCTATGGGCAGATTTAATCACGAAGCTGTGGCGGTAGATCCTAAAACTGGGATTGTCTATCAAACTGAAGATTCAGGAAGTAGCCTTTTCTATCGCTTTATTCCAAAAGTACCAGGGAAGTTACAAGAAGGTGGCGTTCTGCAAGCTTTAAGAATAATTTCTAGATCTGAGGTTGATACTTCAAATGCTAGAGGTAACTTGTTTAAATTCAATGTTGGAGAAAAATTTTCTGTAGATTGGGTGACAATTGAAGAACCCAACCCAGCAGCAGATACTGTAAGAGTAGAAGGCCGTACTAAAGGCGCAGCTAGGTTTGTGCGTGGTGAAGGTATTTGGTACACCGAGAAAAATGGCAAGAGTGAGTTTTACTTTGTGGCTACCACTGGAGGCCCTGATCTGAATGATCCTAATGGTCTCGGTAGAGGTAATGGCGGTGGCCAAGTATGGCGCTACATTCCAGCTGATGAAACCGTTGAATTGTTTGTCGAGTCTACATCTAGAGTAGAACTCGATATGCCCGATAACATAGTTGTT harbors:
- a CDS encoding response regulator transcription factor, which produces MPRILVIDDDPAISELVAVNLEMAGYDVSQAEDGIKGQALALQLQPDLIMLDLMLPRVDGFTVCQRLRRDERTAEIPVLMLTALSQTQDKVEGFNAGADDYLTKPFEVEEMLARVRALLRRTDRIPQAAKHSEILNYGPLTLVPERFEAIWFGQTVKLTHLEFELLHCLLQRHGQTVSPSEILREVWGYDPDDDIETIRVHIRHLRTKLEPDPRHPRYIKTVYGAGYCLELPSVPQSSEGATTSVVE
- a CDS encoding sulfate/molybdate ABC transporter ATP-binding protein, whose protein sequence is MGIVVENVSKQFGSFQAVDEVNLEIQSGKLVALLGPSGSGKSTLLRLIAGLETPDSGRIILTGKDATNQSVQERNIGFVFQHYALFKHLTVRQNIGFGLEIRKAPANKIKGRVEQLLELVQLSGLGDRYPSQLSGGQRQRVALARALAVEPSVLLLDEPFGALDAKVRKDLRAWLRRLHDEVHVTTVFVTHDQEEAMEVSDEVVVMNQGRVEQVGTPAQIYDNPATSFVMSFIGPVNVLPSSSRIFQSSELEIEHPNVFLRPQDVLIEKFANGTTTPATVSRLIHLGWEIKVELTLDDGQVVNAHLTRDRYDELQLEPKQKVYVKPKDAKSFPLYYSI
- the secD gene encoding protein translocase subunit SecD — translated: MQRQRSLLALIIVLLIAAITVIFTIPIPLGLDLRGGSQLTIQVKPSAEIKQITERELDGVKRVVEGRINGLGVSEPIIQTVGTDKILVQLPGVNDPEQAEQVLGGTAQLEFRTQKPGTETQLLAFQSSRFELKAKQEELRKSNDKAAINKNLEDLQKNNQAIAELFESTNPPLDGKYLKDASGQPTQGNNWNVEIRFDQKGGELFAQLTKNLAGTGRSIGIFLDNELISSPVVGIEFAATGITGGSAVITGRFTTQEANDLGVQLRGGALPVPVEIAEIRTVGATLGKDSINSSIYAGIGGLSLVLIFMVVYYRLPGLIADVALIIYAILTWASFALLGVTLTLPGIAGFILSIGMAVDANVLIFERTREELQAGKSLYRSVESGFYRAFSSILDGNVTTVIACAALFWLGAGLVKGFALTLGLGVAVSMFSAITCSRTFMFLAISIPSLRKPELFCPNLSGTSASNKTEVAQ
- the yidD gene encoding membrane protein insertion efficiency factor YidD, coding for MQISSLDSFTRKIGIVAIAGYQKHISPHKGFVCAHRILYGGESCSAYIKRVIAEEGLSAAWGKSHTRFQACKQANLTLQAHKMKRRVSHMENSEPTEQADAETEGDEQSKYSRQKSSNSYSSGSSSSDSCSDCPDCSDIPDCSGADCSLPDCSGADCGSFDCSGADCGSLDCGGCGN
- a CDS encoding helix-turn-helix domain-containing protein, producing MDMQVLRERAGLSRAEVAFRLAISETSVRNWEAGRTEPTMTPKKYLDAIRLFKCTPEELAAASEKSINQRHKRKPGRPRRFPENQVVQVTDTPVCS
- a CDS encoding Uma2 family endonuclease, which codes for MIATPQEHPKMTVEEYLEWEAKQDCRYEYVNGEVFAMTGGTIPHNDIALNLYRSLYPHLRSRGFRVNVSDVKVQVTPQSPYYYPDVIVSCDPQDLNARQFIEKPKLIAEVLSPGTSGKDRGEKFNYYLKIPSLQEYILIDSETISVERYSRGEGRMWLYYPYIAGDIITLSSIGLEFPIELLYEGVVLAG
- a CDS encoding alpha-ketoacid dehydrogenase subunit beta → MAETLFFNALREAIDEEMARDSSVFVLGEDVGHYGGSYKVTKDLYKKYGDLRVLDTPIAENSFTGMAVGAAMTGLRPIIEGMNMGFLLLAFNQISNNAGMLRYTSGGNFKIPLVIRGPGGVGKQLGAEHSQRLETYFQAVPGLKIVACSTPYNAKGLLKSAIRDDNPVLFFEHVLLYNLKENLPDEEYLVPLDKAEIVRRGKDVTILTYSRMRHHVVQAVKALEKQGYDPEVIDLISLKPLDLETIGASIRKTHKVIIVEEAMRTGGIAAELIASINDRFFDELDAPVLRLSSQDIPTPYNGTLERLTIVQPEQIVEAVQKMIALRV
- the chlP gene encoding geranylgeranyl reductase translates to MLSVNVKIGRRPLTLRVAVVGSGPAGSSAAETLAKAGIETYLFERKLDNAKPCGGAIPLCMVAEFDLPPEIIDRQVRKMKMISPSNREVDINLIKEDEYIGMCRREVLDGFLRDRAAKLGANLINATVHKVDIPGNNTDPYTIHYVDHSEGGAQGVTKTLKVDLIIGADGANSRIAKEMDAGDYNYAIAFQERIRLPEDKMAYYNELAEMYVGNDVSTDFYAWVFPKYDHVAVGTGTMHVNKASIKQLQAGIRARASEKLAGGKIIKVEAHPIPEHPRPRRVVGRIALVGDAAGYVTKSSGEGIYFAAKSGRMCAETIVEVSQNGSRIPTENELKLYLKRWDKKYGLTYKVLDILQTVFYRSDATREAFVEMCADLDVQKLTFDSYLYKTVVPANPITQLKITAKTIGSLIRGNALAP
- a CDS encoding PEP-CTERM sorting domain-containing protein (PEP-CTERM proteins occur, often in large numbers, in the proteomes of bacteria that also encode an exosortase, a predicted intramembrane cysteine proteinase. The presence of a PEP-CTERM domain at a protein's C-terminus predicts cleavage within the sorting domain, followed by covalent anchoring to some some component of the (usually Gram-negative) cell surface. Many PEP-CTERM proteins exhibit an unusual sequence composition that includes large numbers of potential glycosylation sites. Expression of one such protein has been shown restore the ability of a bacterium to form floc, a type of biofilm.), translated to MKSIFNQIQTTVAIAALTSVATFTNLPQADAAAFKLSWTGNQGYSAKGQFSFDDTSSSNIVTKDQLNSFAISFFNPQGVLLREFDYSFPNSSNSFNFNFDRATRTVLQTGNFDTPNGFDLGSDFNTDVEGLFFYTFGDSSREIPEGNIFLKDDNSLEVSPDVCQSEPTNPSCRLDLGGSLTATLIPEPGTILGLLAVGFLGKYLKKSQHLSRQ